Proteins encoded within one genomic window of SAR324 cluster bacterium:
- a CDS encoding serine hydrolase, which yields MKKKCILLLFICFVPVLGNVFSTYADTRSLFDILDTQDHLFGSLLLIDADTGQTLYAHNPDSMAIPASTVKLMTALITLEKIESGQLHLDDKVVISQLASHMGGSQVFLKEGEVFTLSELLKAMIMVSANDAAVAIAEYAGGSYQDFVALMNKKAAQLGMDHSLFFTPHGLPPKRGMPDNMTTARDLSRLAQEVLKHPVYMEYASTKVDSFRNGEFQLVSTYRKMLQTIDGMDGLKSGYHRKAGFNFVGTAKRGNTRLISVVTGCENRFYRDQFTIQLLTAGFEQFERTPLFSEGSLIDQGVPVEDGLEPQVDLEIGQSLSLLVTPGTPQVDTRLEMLSNVRAPVEKGEVLGYLDVYLNDRLYQKIPLKAHQSVKQSGFLDDVANSLLNWNKYFFNN from the coding sequence ATTTTGGACACTCAGGATCATTTATTTGGATCGTTGCTACTTATTGATGCCGATACTGGACAGACACTCTATGCACACAACCCTGATTCAATGGCAATTCCCGCCTCCACTGTCAAACTGATGACAGCTCTCATTACCCTGGAAAAAATTGAAAGTGGACAACTGCATCTTGATGATAAAGTGGTTATTTCTCAGCTTGCCAGCCACATGGGTGGAAGTCAGGTTTTCCTGAAAGAAGGAGAAGTTTTTACTTTGAGTGAATTACTGAAAGCCATGATCATGGTTTCAGCCAATGATGCGGCCGTTGCTATTGCGGAATATGCAGGTGGTAGTTATCAGGATTTTGTGGCTCTTATGAATAAAAAAGCCGCACAACTGGGTATGGATCATTCTTTGTTCTTTACGCCGCATGGCCTCCCTCCCAAACGTGGTATGCCTGATAATATGACAACAGCCAGAGACTTATCCCGACTGGCTCAGGAAGTCTTGAAACACCCTGTTTATATGGAGTATGCTTCTACCAAGGTGGATTCTTTTCGGAATGGGGAATTTCAATTGGTCAGCACCTATCGTAAAATGCTCCAGACTATTGACGGAATGGATGGATTGAAATCAGGGTATCACAGAAAAGCCGGTTTCAATTTTGTCGGAACAGCCAAACGTGGTAATACAAGGCTGATTTCCGTGGTAACAGGCTGTGAAAATCGATTTTACAGAGATCAATTCACTATACAATTGCTGACAGCAGGTTTTGAACAATTTGAACGCACTCCATTATTTTCTGAAGGATCGCTGATTGATCAGGGCGTTCCTGTTGAGGATGGTTTGGAGCCACAAGTGGACCTCGAAATTGGCCAAAGTCTTTCATTATTAGTGACTCCGGGAACACCACAGGTCGATACCAGGCTGGAAATGCTGTCAAACGTAAGAGCGCCAGTTGAAAAGGGGGAAGTCTTGGGATATTTGGATGTTTATTTAAATGACAGGCTTTATCAGAAGATTCCCTTAAAAGCCCATCAATCGGTCAAACAATCAGGCTTTCTTGATGATGTGGCCAACTCGCTGTTGAACTGGAATAAGTATTTTTTCAACAACTGA